The DNA sequence GCCAAACCTTACCTAAGAGATGCTAAACAGTTCGGCTTAATTCGTAAATCCGTAGCGGACTTATATCGAGATGAACAATTAAATTTAGTGGATGCTAAAGACAAAGTAACCGCTTTAATAGACCAATATATAACCATTCAAGGTATTAATCCTCATATACCCCCCATTGATATATTATCCCCAGAGTTCGATCGAAAAGTAGAAGAATATCAAAACCCGAAAACTCAAGCAGCCGCCATGGAACACGCCGCCCGTGCGTATATCAGCGATAATTATAATGATGATCCTAGTTACTATAAAAAACTCAGTGAAAAACTAAAGGAAATAGTAGAACAATTAAAAGAAAATTGGGAAAATCAAGTAATAGCGTTACAAGATTTAGTTCAAGATATAAAACAAGGTAGAAAAGAAGACAATACAGGTTTAAATCCTGTCACAGAAAGACCATTTTTAAGTTTAATTGAACAATATTCGATCGCAGAATTAGACATCCAAATTAAAGCCACGAAGGAAATAGTCAAATTAATTAAGGATGAAATAAGAATAGTTCATTTTTGGCGAAATCCTATTAAACAAAGAGATTTACGGCTAAGCCTGATAGAATATATTGACGATCGAGATTTAGTACCTTTTGAACAACAAGAAAAATTAGCCGATGAATTGGTGCAATTAGCTCGTCATAAGCATATCTATTTAACTAACTAAATATTATCAAATCAATTTGCCCCTTGCCTTTTTATCCTGAAATGAATACTATTAGATTCGGTGAATTAGAATTTGAACTACGTCAGAGTAAAAAACGTAAAACTATAGGAATTACTGTTGAAAGAGATGGAAGTTTAATTTTAGCAGTGCCTCCTGATGCTTCTCAAGATTCGATCGCTAAAACAGTAGAAAAACGTCGTTTATGGATTTATCGCCATTTAATCAGAAAAGAAAATTTAAACCAAAATCAACTGACAAAAGAATATGTGTCAGGGGAAGGGTTCTATTATTTAGGACGTAGCTATAGGCTGAAAATTATTGACCATGAGATCAATCATAATCCTCTAAATTTATATCAAGGACAATTTTACTTATTAAATAGTGCTTTACCTTCAGCTAGAGAACATTTTATTGCATGGTATCGAACTCATTTACTTACTTATTTAAACAATAAAATTAGCCTTTTTTATAACCGTATAGGTGTCGAACCTAAATCCATAAAAGTCAGGGAATTAGGCACAAGATGGGGATCATGTACGGACAATAAAAATCTTTGTTTTCATTGGCGAGTAGCAATGCTTCCCCCTGAAATAATCAAGTATTTATTAGTACATGAAATGATCCATTTATTAGAAGCATCCCACAATCAATTATTTTGGCAAAAGCTAGAACAAGTCATCCCAGATTATTTAGAGAAAAAACAATGGTTAGCTTACAACGGTGTAAAGTTCAATCTCTAAATCTATTTTCCT is a window from the Cyanobacterium sp. Dongsha4 genome containing:
- a CDS encoding SprT family zinc-dependent metalloprotease, with protein sequence MNTIRFGELEFELRQSKKRKTIGITVERDGSLILAVPPDASQDSIAKTVEKRRLWIYRHLIRKENLNQNQLTKEYVSGEGFYYLGRSYRLKIIDHEINHNPLNLYQGQFYLLNSALPSAREHFIAWYRTHLLTYLNNKISLFYNRIGVEPKSIKVRELGTRWGSCTDNKNLCFHWRVAMLPPEIIKYLLVHEMIHLLEASHNQLFWQKLEQVIPDYLEKKQWLAYNGVKFNL